GCTGGAGGGTTCTCCGACCAGACACCAGTCGATTTTCTCTCCTTTACCCTCGAGCCACTCGACCACTTTGACAGTGCCGTGCTTGGCCGGGCCTTCTTCGTCGCTGGTGATCAGGAAGGCGATGCGGCCTTTGTGATCCGGATGCGCGGCAACGAATTCTTCACAGGCTACGACCATGGCAGCCAGAGAGCCTTTCATGTCTGCGGCACCGCGGCCGTAAAGCATACCGTCTACGATCTGTGGTTCGAAGGGTGGGTATTGCCAGTTTTCCTGTGGGCCGGTTGGTACCACGTCGGTGTGGCCGGCAAAGGCAAATAGCGGACCTTTTTCGCCGCGCACGGACCAGAAATTATCGGTATCGCCGAAACGCAGGCGCTCGGTTTTGAAGCCGATTTTTTCCAGACGTTCGAGCATCAGCTCCATGCAGCCGGCGTCTTCGGGGGTGACGGATTGTCTGCGGATGAGGTCGCAGGCCAGTTGTACTGTCGGGGTCATATTTTTGGGCTCCGTGATTGTTTGTCGGAGCACTATTCCTATTGAGTAGCGGCCCGCCTGCCGGGGACTCTTCGCGAGACACGCCGTGAACCCATCCATGGGGGCTCTTCTAAAACATCCCTGTTTTAGAAGGTCTCGCGAAGAGTCCCCGGCAGGCGGGCCTTCGCGTTGAATTTCAGACTACTTTTCAATTTCAGTTGAAATTACTAGCTTGTAATTGTCGAAGCGCAATAGTTAGTGCGAAGGCGAAGCATCTGGGGGAGCTTTTCGGAACCGTCGGCGACGGGACGTATTTAAGGGGGCGCCTAGCCCGATTCCGAAATAGTCCACTTGATGCTTTGCCGCCACCGGACCAGCTTAATGCGGACCCGGTAGCTATCCGGCTGAAAATCAGTTGCTATGCAACTCAGCATTCAGTTCAACCGCACTCTTGTTGGTCAGACACTCAACAGCACCGGTGCTGGAGTTGCGGCGGAACAGCAGGTCGGATTTGCCGGCCAGATCGCGTGCTTTCACAGATTCAACCACGGAGCCTTTGTCGTCCAGTACGGAGACCTTGGTGCCGGCGGTGATGTACAGGCCAGATTCGACCGTGCAGCGGTCACCCAGCGGAATACCGGTGCCGGCGTTGGCACCCAGCAGGCAGCCTTCGCCCAAGGAGATCACGATGTTACCGCCACCGGACAGTGTGCCCATAGTGGAACTGCCGCCGCCGAGGTCAGAACCGGCACCGACGAATACACCTGCAGAAATGCGGCCTTCGATCATGCCCGGACCCTCGGTGCCCGCGTTAAAGTTTACGAAGCCCTCGTGCATGATGGTGGTACCTTCACCCAGGTAAGCACCGAGGCGCACGCGCGCGGTGTGTGCGATACGTACACCCGTAGGTACAACGTAGTTGGTCATTTTCGGGAACTTGTCCACGCAGGACACTTCCAGTAACTCGCCTTTGAGGCGGGCTTCCAGCTGGCGCTGCGGCAGCTCTTGCAGATCGATGGCGCCCTGGTTGGTCCAGGCCACATTGGCCAGCTGGCCGAAAATACCGTCCAGTTTGGTGCCGTGGGGTTTTACCAGGCGGTGAGACAGCAGGTGCAGCTTCAGATAGGACTCGGGCACAGACTGGGGAGCTTCATCGCTGTGCAGAACAACGGCGACTAGTGGGCGCTGGCTGCTGGCGAACTGGCGAAGGATTGCGGCTTGTTCGCTGGCGCCGGCACTTTCCAGTTGATCTGCCAGCGGCTGTAATTGCGCTTGTTCC
This is a stretch of genomic DNA from Microbulbifer bruguierae. It encodes these proteins:
- the dapD gene encoding 2,3,4,5-tetrahydropyridine-2,6-dicarboxylate N-succinyltransferase, producing the protein MSNVYSIGFGVGTQNSKGDWLEVYFPQPLLNPADAIANAVTGALSIGGGNVAVALEQAQLQPLADQLESAGASEQAAILRQFASSQRPLVAVVLHSDEAPQSVPESYLKLHLLSHRLVKPHGTKLDGIFGQLANVAWTNQGAIDLQELPQRQLEARLKGELLEVSCVDKFPKMTNYVVPTGVRIAHTARVRLGAYLGEGTTIMHEGFVNFNAGTEGPGMIEGRISAGVFVGAGSDLGGGSSTMGTLSGGGNIVISLGEGCLLGANAGTGIPLGDRCTVESGLYITAGTKVSVLDDKGSVVESVKARDLAGKSDLLFRRNSSTGAVECLTNKSAVELNAELHSN